The segment CAGTAGAgctgatttaattttcctttgtcCCATCAGTCTCCCGCAGGTGGCACGAAAGAGAAGAAGGTCACCTGCATGTTCATTCCTGATGGCCAGGTGTCGCTGAATGCAAAAATTGACCGCCGTGGATTCTGCGAGGGTGAAGACATTTGTATCAACGCAAAGTTTGAGAACACTTGCTCCCGCATTGTGGTACCCAAAGCCGCCATTATCGCCAAACATACCTACCAGGCCAATGGCCGTGCCAAAGTCTTCCGGCAGAAGCTGTCCTCAGTCCGTGGAAACCACATTATCTCAGGCATGTGTGACGCCTGGCAGGGAAAGACTATCAGGGTGCCAAAGATCAAACCATCTATGCTCGGTTGTAACATCATTCGTGTGGAGTATGCACTCATGGTAAGTGTCAGTCTGAATGCTGCtcgggggggggcggggggtgtggggggggggggggggggggggagtagaACTTTTCTGATCTATGCATTCCTCATTCTTTTGGTAGATTTATGTCCACATCCCTGGCAGTGAGAAGCTAATTCTGGAGCTGCCTCTGGTTATTGGGACTGCTGGCCTTGGCAGCCGTAGCAACAGTGTCAGCAGCCAAGAGGGTTCAGTCAGCAATGCGTCTCAGAGTTGGGTGTCCCTCAGGATGCCCTCTGAGCCTCCAAGTTATTGTGACATCACCAAGGACTGCCGCCTGGACCAGCCCCTTACCCCCCTGCTGGATGATGTTGACTGTGATGACAGTCCCATCTTCATGAATGCACCCAGCTTTCAGTTCCCATCACCTCCAGAATACACTGAGGTAGGCATCTCGGACAAGTTGGTTTTGTTAGTGACATAATCACGCTTTGTTGAAGTTAGACACTTGCAGCAAATCTAAActgtatttcctgtttttttgggggggttcaGACGGAGGAGGAGTACAACGGGAATTCATGAATGCTGCCTGTCTGCTGAAGTTCATCAGAATCCTGGAGATGTGTTTAACCTCTCAGGGACTATTCTTCAAAGGCACTTAAAAAAGGAGTTGTGGGATTCCCACGCCAGATGAGATGGTATGGTGGATGTAAAGCCAGAGATGTAAAGATCCAGAAAGATTCTTGCCCATCATGTGCTTCTTCACCTATGTTGATCCAAATGCTTCCTTCTGGTGCTTTGTCACCTATTCACCTAAGACCAACGATTCTGAGGCATGCTACATTTCTGAGTAAATCGTTTCTTCCTTAGACTTTTGGGATCAAGCATCAGATGTGTCACACCCGAGCCTGCTGTAAGATGTTTTATCTTCATGGTGAAACTTATTCATTCCAATCAAACCCTGGATTTTTAAGAGAAATCACAGGAGGTGTCACAATTTAGTTTGGGTTACATACTGTAAAGAATTTGTTGGGAACAAATCTTTTTTAGATAAAAGAATAACCTTTGACAACATTCTTACTTCCATGACCACCAGTGTTTAAGAGTATCATTTATTCCTTaatttaagtaaaattttctttgttctgtACCACTACTGTTGACTACTTTTATTTGATGCTTGTTGGTTTTTGATAtgaaaggcaaatgtatttCCAGGGGAGGaatcagctttgttagaaaaaaaaaatctacattgaTTTAGATTTACCACTGCAAGTGCCAAAAGTAAAACAAGCAGCAAAAGTgttcagatttctcttttataaagcactttatgtGAACACAAGCTTTGTATGCAACTTGTAGTTATCTAAGATAGCATTTCACATTAGCATCTGCTTTGTGCTCGTTCTTTGATTTCTGAACTTTGAGGGCctcagtttagttttttgtgTAAGACTGTTTGTATATTTGGAATGCCTTATCTGTACTTGAGCTATTTTTGTATGGAACCCTATgggtaatttttaaaaaaaaataaaaacatttaaaataaggcagaatgttttctcttttttcagcAACGTTTCTCCTTTGCTGCCGGGTGGGATATTTATTCTGACATACATGAGTCTGTAAAGGAATACATATTTACTAATGGGCAGTTTGTCTTAATGCTGTGAGTCAACAACACAACCATTATCTATCATCACTTTTAAAGTTCTGTGCActgggatgaaaaaaaaatggcattttaataataataatacaatttatttaaaaggcgcctttctggacaTGAAGTGACATAATTTCAATGGACCATTGAAAACCGCAGTAATGCATCATAAATCTATTAAAACTTAATCCATCTCTTTAGATTAAGTTGCTGAAAATAACACACATGTACAACTACACGTTAACCGGATGTGACCAAGATACTATACTCATGCATGTTTGTCCAAACTGAAAAACGTCAAAGAATCCATTTCCACTAAAAACATGCTCTCAGTTTTTGTAATTTAGCAGAATTCATGTTATTTAACTGTATTTTaagtttgtttctctgtttatcattaaaatggtaaaattataaaaaaaaaaaccctcccagaactgcatggagGGACCTGCTAAATGACCTGCAGAGAGCTGGGACTAAAGTAACACACGGCACCAAGAGGGACTCAAAACTTGCCAGGTATGTCCTGCTGTTTAAGCCAGTACATGTCCAGACCCATCTGAAGTTTGCCAGAGCGCATCTGGATGATCCAGAAAAGGATTAGGAGAATATCATGTAGTCAGATAAAACCAAAATGGAACTTTTTGGCACAAACACATCGTGTTTTGGAGAAAGAACAATGCCGAGTAGTATCCCAAGAACTCCATACCtactgtgaagcatgggggtgaaAACATTATACTTTGGAGCTGTTTTTCTGCAAAGGGGACAGGACGACTGATCTGTGTTAAGGGAAGAATAAACTGGGCCATTTATCGTGAGATTTTAAGTCAAAACCTCCTTCCATCAGTGAGAGCATTGAAGATGGAACGTGGCTGGGTCTTCCAGCATGACACATTGCTCGGGCAACGAAGGAATGTCTCCATAAAAAGCATTTCAAGGTCCTGGAGTGGCCTTCCCAGTCTCCAGGCCTcaaccccatagaaaatctgtgGAGAGAGCTGAAGCTCCATGTAGCCCAGCGACAACCTCAAAACATCACTGCACTAGAGGAGATCTGCATGGAAGAATGGGCCAAAATACCAGCTACAGTGTGTACAAACCTGGTGAAGACTTGCAGGAAACAGTTGAGCTCATTGCCAACAAAGGTTTtgctacaaagtattgacttgaACTGTGTTTAGACAGCCCACGCCCAGAGtacgcactagcaacaataaacctagtaagttaattcaatataaaagttacgtttattttggctttatgttagaaacagtgcAGTGTAGTCTAACTAcactgtcctcccaacagaggcAGATAGCTCTtgctctcaggagagagctgtgtacttgaaggggcggagtgatatcacacccttgggaagaatatttagtttgccttataatccagtgcatcTTTCAGAGTGCatctctgaaaaatacagtatatctCATCATATTTTCCATATTCTCTCAATTTTGCACCcataaatacaaaacaatacCTATAATATTAATggggtaataaataaataaataaatcaactgaaaaatttattaaaatagtttataatactaaattaaataaagctttctttgagtttttgtttatGCTTTCTGGTTGTCAATTTTTTTATGGACCTCAtggatttttcattttaatttctaaGCTTTGCCGCTTTTAGACTTGACAGTTTTCCAAATTATAGCTAGAAATTGAtgtataataaaaaagaaaatttgttacttcaaggctggacaaTTGTAATTCTTCTATTAGGAAATCCACAAAATGctgttcaaagccttcagctgatctaaaatgctgcagcagaaacaattaaaaagagggatcatatttctcctattttagttCCCTTCATAGGCTCCCTGTTAcattaagaatataattttaaattttccTTCTCGCATATAAAGGCCTCAAACGCCATCAGAGATTTGGTTACCtgcagagcacttcactctcacacttcaggtctgctggtggttcctagagtctctaaaagtagaatgggaggcagatcctttagtcaTCGggttcctctcctgtggaaccaactcccagatttggtccgtgaggcagacatactgtctacttttaagactaatcttaaaactttcctttttgacaaagctcatATTTAGAGTgccctaaaacattttttttaaagtattagAGCTTAATTGACAGTTCCAGACAGAAATGGCAGTTCCAAAAGTGTGTACTGTATTGTTCCTGTTAAAAGATATGTGACGGCATCCTTCCAAATCCCATAGGGTGGCAATTTCCCTTAtcaaccaagaaaaaaaaaacatttgtaggcCTGACTATAAATTGTCCTACAACAATTTGAGTATTAATGCCCTTGCTTAATCAACTCGAGCAGTATGGCACGCAGTCAAAAACCcaatctctgtttttttcaaagtatgTTCCTGGCTTAGCTGCTGACGTTCTCTAATGGCTGACAGCAGCAGATTAGTCAAGTGTTTATCTCTGAGCCAGTCTATGACGAGAGTTTGGCTCCTGTGCCGCTTCACATCCctataatgaaaaacaaatagaaaGCTGGTACAAATACTTTAAACAAGGCAAGCCCGCACACAACAGACTTACCTAAATATCTTAACATATGTGATGCAGTTTATTACCTGCAAGAACCCTACAGCTTTACCTAATGTCTCTTTAGAAAATATTGTAGCTACATTGTGTAATAATTGCTGATATGACATGAGATTTAGGGCCGGTTTCGCCTGTAATCCTATTGAATACTTCTCTGCAACAACtaacctgagttttttttttttgcttgaggAAGAAAACATTCTTGAGgcctttttttctgtatcatCAACTACTGTTGAGTGCAGTAAATATACAAATTTCATGCATAACATGACCACTTACAGTCAATGTTAATCATAATATTTCTCCTCATATTGCttgtgtttgtggttgtattgggcagaaaataaatattttctcctCAAAGTTATAAAActggaattttagtgaatttgACAAGGACCAAATTGTGATGGCTGGTTGGTGGGTCGAAGTATCTTCAAAACTGCAGCTCTTGTGGAGTGTTCCTTGTCCACAGTgatcattttctttcaaaaattgCCGCTCCTGTGACATAGTCCAGGCCTAATTATGACCCTCAAGAGTAGAGGCTGGGCCATTTGGCACAATCCAACAGGCCCAAATTGTTTAAGTTTATGCTCGCTCTAGTTGGTGTCAGAGTAAATAGTGATTAGAAATTTGCATATTAGGCAGCAGACTAGTTGGGGGCCCATGTTGAGTTTTGGATGcacgcttcatgcttgctcagtatgagggattgctgcaaagccatggacaatacagacgactctccctgtagctccacgcttctccaggagtgaatgctgcttgtcgggactttgaagcaatcaactggttcccttatataggaaatttttgaccaatctgtacaatatgattgatttgactttgtaaagtgcctcgagatgacatgtttcatgaattggcgctatataaataaaattgaattgaattgaattgaattaaagatAATGTGTCATGccacaaagcaacaaaaaaagtttcaagAGCACATAAATGAATTAGAGGGGTTCTTTTAGATTAATATTCCCAAGATTTCAATCTAATTAAGCCTCTGTGGGACGTACTGGGTAGCACTCCTTCATAGGTCTAGCGAATACCAATATCTCAAGGGAGAATTGTTTGGCAACACTGACACACAACTGGTTTCATTTTAATTCTGACCCTTTGATAAATTAAatgattgaaaataaatatttaaaaaaattatttctaaactGGTTCAAACTTGTTCATTGGTCGCTAGCACTATGCTCCCATGACCCTGCAAGGATTAAATGGGTGTAAAAACAGCTTGAAGGTTCAATTTGTTAATTTGTCTGGAAATAAGCAGAGGATAAGTTCGTTATCTTTGTACTTATCAAGTTTTGGAAAATTATTGGCATTTTTTGCCAATATTACTTACATCTGGAGATATAGGTATTATTAATTTAGATCATCTTTGTGCAGAGGATTGCAGCAGGTACAAAGCAAAATTAACTGTATTTAGCATAAAGCTTCAAGACCCATCTGAAATTGCTGACTGTCTGTGGGGTACGGTCCCCAGAATATGCTGCCAGTTCAGTATGGGGACATTTAAAATTATCTCATTAACACGCCTGGCCTTTACACAGCAGAGGCAATGATGGCATATAAGTCATTATAAGGCTGTCATTTCAGTCATGTCTGAACATGTGGGGGAGATATTTAACTATAGCAATGATCCCATGAACGCAGTGTGCTTTCTTGAAGTGTGCCGTGATGCCATCGCAGAAGATAGCCAATAATAAAAGGCAGCATCAGGTGTGGGTCTGCCTGAACAAATTAATTCAATCCaggtcaattttatttatatagcggcaattcaaaacacattatctcaagacactttacaaagtcaaattcaatcaaataatacagcttggtcaaaaagtttcccatcttaggaaacccagtagattgtatcaagtcttgacatgcagcattcactcctcattgaagagtgtagagccacagtggacatctgcattgtcaatggctttgcggaaatccctcatactgagcatgaaGGAAAtgacagtggggaggaaaactcccctttaacaggagggaaaacctccagcaggaccaggctcagtgtgaacggtcatctgccttgaccgacgagggggttagaaaagacagagcacagacacaaaaaaagagcacagaaaaaagcacagaagcacacattgatcaaggaatcctttctatgttatatagtAATGGCAGATtaaaataatcatctttattgtcattgcgaGATCTACcttccctggatggtgtcacagccagcagaacgccagaccaggtgtacctactatgaagaggaaaaaaacagaacaaggttgaaataacaacaaacaatgcaaattggataACATTAGGAGagctcagcagagtgagaaaaatagaccctgatgtcctacagcagcctaagcctatagcagcatagctACAGAGCTTATAGTTAGCCACTCTTTGTCAAAATGGAAAGTTTTAaacctagtcttaaaagtaggtggggtgtctgcctcactgaccaaaactgggagttggttccacaggagaggagcctgataactaaaatatatgcctcccattctacttttagagactctaggaaccaccagtagacctgcagtctgagagcgaagtgccctgttaggaacatatggggtaatcagagctctgatatatgatggagcttggtTATTAAGGGCTTTGTATGTGAGATGGAGAATTTTAAATGACCtttcttgttcatttttatcagaacttttgctgcagcatttttgatcagctgaaggctCCAAACTGCATTTTACGGACTTCCTCATAGTAAAGAATTACTATAgttcagccttgaagtaacaaatgcaccgactagtttttcagcgccACTCCTGGACAAAATAATTCTAATTtcaggaggtgaaaaaaggaaaccctggaaacctgtttaatatgggatttaaatgacatatcttggtcaaaaataacaccaaggatttttactttattatcagaggccaatttaatgtcatccagactaagtgactgattaagaagtttatttattcAGGACTCTGGTCTAAAGATTACAGCTTCtctcttgtcagaatttaaaggcaggaaatttaaaattatccaggtttttttgtcatcaagacatgcctgtccAATTACTGCatgtcgaagtaattgattgaattcatcaggatttatgtaaaaatatagctgagtgtcatccgcataacagtggaaattaattcctgctgtctgataattttaccaatcagaAGCATAGACATAGTAAAGATtattggcccaaggactgaaccctgtggtactccaaaAGTCTCCCCTTATACagtacagtatgttcaagtctttctaggagaatattgtcagctgtatcaaatgcagcactgagatctaacagaaTAAGTactgacacaagtccattatctgaggccatgagaatataaTTTgagaccttcaccagagctgttttggtgctatgatgagctctaaagtaAGACTGAAACTTTTCAAATAGttaattactttgtaaatgtttacatagctgattagcaactactttctcaagaattttagatataaaaagttgattagatataggtctgtaatttattaaatcatcttgattcttaagtaaaggtttaataagagctactttaaaagcctgtggtacatatccatttactaaggatagattaatcatgtctaaaatgggggcattaatcaaagggaatacctacttaaataacttggttgggattgggtcttgtatacaaattaaaggtttagatgaagataatattttagataactcagaaagccCTTCTGGGGCTAAACAGTCCAAACATTGatcaggttttaaagattcTACCATCGCTTCCTCACTTACTAAAGATGGGGTAATCAGGTTTGTGAGGAtgtcaatgattttattttaagagaatcaattttatttatgaagaattccataaagtcattactgctgagacctgagggaatggatggatcaacagtggatggactctggataagtttggcaactgtactaaagagaaacctaggattatttttttgttctctattaatgatgaaaaatatgccaCTCTAATTctgtgaagggtctttttatacaacagtagactatttttccagattaggtaggattcctctagataTGTAGAGTCCCATTTTCTCTGCAATTTCCTAATGGTGTGCTTCAAAATATGCatctctaaattaaaccagggagccggCTTCCtttgaataatcaccttctttttcaagggagctaaattgtctaatgcaaaaggcaACAAGGAAGTGACATTGGGTCTGTCTCATTCCGAATACTTCCGTCAGTGCACTGCTAATGTGCACTGACCACTTACTGCcgtagttcaattcaattcaattcaattcaattttatttatatagcaacaattcatgaaacatgtcatctcgaggcactttacaaagtcaaaattagtcagattatacagattggtcaaaaatttcctatataagggaaccagttgattgcttcaaagtcccgacaagcagcattcactcctgaagaagtgtagagctacaggaagagtcgtctgcattgtccatggctttgcagcaatccctcatactgagcaagcatgaagcaacagtggaaagaaaaaccacccattagcgggaaggaaaaacctccagcagaaccgggctcagtatgaacggtcatctgcctcgaccgactgggggttacagaagacagagcagagacacaacaagacagacaaaaagcacagaagcaaacattgatctagtaatctgttccacattagatggtaatagcgggtgatcggTCTTCCTCGGATGATGTCAcggttaacagaacgtcagaccaggtgtgcctactatgaagaaaaagagagagagcaaaaagttaaaagctttcaatgtaatacaatgcaaaactggagaacagtagactggagaacagtagaaatcagtagagtgagaaaattaggccctgatatcctccagcagcctatgCCTAtaacagcacaactatagaggtagctcagggtaacatgagccactctaactataagctttgtcaaaaagaaaagttttaagattagtcttaaaagtagacagggtgtctgcctcacggaccaaaactgggagttagttccacaagagaggagcctgatagctaaaggatctgcctcccattccaTCCTTGTAGTGGTGTTAAGTTTAAAGGCTCTATCAAtccaacaaaaaaagtaaaaaaaaaaaaaaaagcaactggacttcagcttcagaatacaagtccagttttattttttaaccttttttgttggatttatcatgacctggatgactgagaatcttcacgtACACTTAGAGGTTGCACTTACACAAATGAACTCCAATATTTTGTTATACTCTGCAAAATATTAATAATGGAgtgttaatttttatatatttggaAGCAATGGCCTAGTAGTTTGGGAGCAAGACGTTTGCGTCTTGGAGAAGCCGCAATGGTCACTGGTTCAAAGCTGAGTCTGTCACCTAAGAGCAAGACCCACAGATTGCTCCTTGTGTGCCACCTTGTGTGTGAGAGCATGCAACTCCCTAAGGGATGTGTTAAATGTTGGattataaagggaaatatatAGTATTTATATTACTATTTATCCATTCATGGTCTATACCCATTAATATTTGCAGGGTTTGGttttggtgtgtgtgcgtgtgcgtgtgtgtgtgtatatatgtatatatatatataaatatatatatatatatatatatatatcaaggaAAGAACTTTGTGTTCCATTCGTTAAATGAGACATTTCACAGATCATAGTTTCCGCCCACAGTTACATGGTGTACTTTAGGCAGCTGTCCTCAGGCATGCTGTTTACCTACATGCCTTGCACGTCACACAGTTGCTCTGCTGCAGACACAGCCAGAGCAAggatctttgtgtttttgaatgTCTACAAAGAGTGAAAAACAGCAGACCTTCTCTGTATGTTTACCTcctactcaaaaaaaaaaaacttcttaaaaaaatgaacaaaaaccgTGTTAGAAATACAGTAATATTTGGCTGTTTATCAAAGTCTATATAACAAATATAAGCAGGAAGTATCTGAAGAACTCCATGCACTGTCCTTAGTTAGCTAAAATCTCTGAGCCAGGGTCAAACCAGGAGTCCTTGCCTCACTGGGACCACTTGGAGcacaaacataaaacatctactcggagaacaacttcaaactcagccttcggcATGCGTAATTAGAGGTGCCCTGTGCAAATAATGGGGAAGTAATGTCTGGTCAGGGCAGAGGTTGAGATggcctgtcgctgtgaaaggtgactACA is part of the Fundulus heteroclitus isolate FHET01 chromosome 13, MU-UCD_Fhet_4.1, whole genome shotgun sequence genome and harbors:
- the txnipa gene encoding thioredoxin interacting protein a, with translation MVAMTKKAKTFQITLMDSGKSFYCGGEKVCGRIEVEVSEVTRVSTMKVLALGCAKVEYAKGKQRCRQEAEYLRYEEVLQLSEQPTDSDGSVVLRPGNKYEYTFGFDLPQQGQLVSSYKGKFGYVHYYIKALMERPQLPTLECKRYFEVEEPLDVNTPDLLSPAGGTKEKKVTCMFIPDGQVSLNAKIDRRGFCEGEDICINAKFENTCSRIVVPKAAIIAKHTYQANGRAKVFRQKLSSVRGNHIISGMCDAWQGKTIRVPKIKPSMLGCNIIRVEYALMIYVHIPGSEKLILELPLVIGTAGLGSRSNSVSSQEGSVSNASQSWVSLRMPSEPPSYCDITKDCRLDQPLTPLLDDVDCDDSPIFMNAPSFQFPSPPEYTETEEEYNGNS